The genomic window AAAGATGTAGGATTGGTGTGATAGATGCTTAAGgccttttcttctctccagcTTTCCATATCTACCATAAAATTACAATCTGGATCCCGGAGTCCTGCCTCCTCATCGCCATTGGCCTCATCGTTGGTGCCATCATGCACTCGGTCAAAGAGGAGCCCCCCGCCGTGCTCAGCTCGGACGTCTTCTTCCTCTACATGCTCCCGCTCATCGTCCTGGACAACGGCTACTTCATGCCCACCAGGCCGTTCTTCGAGAACATCGGGACGGTGCTGTGGTACGCCGTGGTGGGAACACTGTGGAACAGCGTGGGCATCGGGCTCTCACTCTACGCCATCTGTCAGTTTGAGGTGTTCGGGGTTCAAGACATCAACCTGCAGGTGGAGCAGTAGAGgggaaaggtcaaaggtgacgGATCCTGGTATGTCCTACATCCTGATATCTCTTTCTTCTCGTTGAAGGAGAACTTGCTGTTCGCCGCCATCATCTCGGCCGTGGACCCGGTGGCGGCGCTGAACGTGTTCGAGGACATCGGCGTCAACGAGCAGATTTATATCGTCATCTTCGGAGAGGGGCTGTTCAACGACGCCGTCACCGTGGTGCGTGGGGAGATCATGTGATCTCATGTTAATAGCAACAAGTTAAAATGTAGTGTGTAATGTTGTGAAACCTATTTGCCCCGGGGGagagtggaggtgggggtgggggggcagtttGGTGAGTTCCTTATTGTTGAATGGAATCATGAAACCTACCTGGGTTTCGCTCGAGGAGCAGGTTTTAGAGAATATTAGGAATGAAAATGCATCtataccccaccaccaccaccaccaccaccacacatacacatttgtGTTCTGAtcccccccctccaggtccTCTACAACATGTTTTCCTTCCTGGCCGATTTGCCCATGGTGGATTCCATCGACGTCTTCCTGGGGGTGGCCCGGTTCTTTGTGGTGGGGGTAGGGGGCATCCTCTTCGGCCTGGTGTTTGGTTTCGTGGCCGCCTTCACCACCCGCTTCACCCATAACGTGCGTCAGATCGAGCCGCTCTTCGTCTTCATGTACAGCTACCTGGCCTACCTGCTGGCCGAGTGCTTCGCCATCTCCAGCGTCCTGGCGTAAGTGAAGGCCATCGGTTTGAATCCAACAGGAAGTGGCGGGAGATGTTTCCTTTAACAGAATATATCTGAAAAATTTTAAAGGAGGTGAAATTTCAAcctgaaatgtctttttttatggaGAAATTTGCAGAAATGATGCTTAAAATCTCAAAGAAGATGAGAAGCAGCTGACAAATCATCTGATTTCTGTTCATCTTCactaaaatattgaatttgatttgatttacaagcaaaccttggttttcaaacgctttagacatcgaacaatcggaattcgaccaaaaaattgggaaatttttttgtcttagaagtcaaacaaattttggaagtcgaacgcgaaacgaACTTTTTGGagcgaccgtggctcagtggtatcgtgggtcatccaatgattcaagatcggcggttcaattcctgctcccaccgAGTCATTtatcgttgtgtccttgggcaagacactttaccctccttaccttcagtggggcactcgctggtgtgtgaatgtgtgtggttgttctGCTGATAGTCGGAGGGGCAGATTGGCAGCAActcctccgtcagtctgccccagggcagctgtggctacacatgtagtctaccatcaccaagtatgaatgaggagtgaatgaataatggatccaatgtaaagcatctttgagtgtccagaaaagcgctatataaatctaatccattaattgttaataattattatttctcgCTGCCAAGCGCGAGTGAaagcgagaaaagtcgagagaaaacgtgactgaaatgtgctttttatttcagtttactgtattcaataatttctcacttaatttgcgttccattgcccatggtacgagttacggtactgtaaacttctgtccaaaagacgacggtaactcgtaccttaggctaacctgattacgttgatgtttttcttttttcttctttctttctttctttcttgatttttaaaaaatacatttattcataaaagccaaattacaagaaaatcacaaatcaaatctttctttctttctttctcgtgtttgcttctttcttttacatttctttgatatgtttcattactatacaatttgatatataaatgacatcatgaaataacatattatgttgaaaaaaaggtagttttctagtgtcttggaacggattatgatccatttacattatttgtaatgggaaaaatgtatttggaattcgaacaaatcggtattcgaacagccttccggaacaaattgtggtcggaaaccgaggtttgcctgtatttctttttgatGTGAGGTAATGACACCTTTCCAATAATATCAGACGGATCAGAAGCTGGTCTGATCTTCTGAAAGTTTCGGTGCTCTTGTAAAACTCACTTTCGTCAAACTCGTTTGTCTGCATAGTTGGAGTCGTGGAACCGACGGGGTGACATCATGTGATTCACTTTCACTTGGAGAGCCCTGGATAGGCCCATGTGTATACTTTAAATATACAACATAGATAATCTGCGTTAATAAAcattcccccctccctccagcaTCATCACCTGCGCCATCACTATGAAGTACTACGTTGAGGAGAACGTCTCCCAGAGATCCTGCACCACAATCCGCCACGTGATCAAGATGCTGGCCACCGTCTCCGAAACccttatcttcttcttcctcggcgTGGTGACCATTACCACCGACCACGAGTGGAACTGGGCCTACATCCTGTTCACGCTGGTGTTCGCCTTTGTCTGGAGAGGACTGGGTCAGCCCTCACTTCGCACTGAAAGCACTGCAGGTGATTCAATTGGATTATTTCACCCCAACGCTTTGTCTTGCAGGCATTCTGGTGCTGACCCAGATCATCAACCCCTTCCGCACCATCCAGTTCAATCTCAAGGATCAGTTTGGCCTCGCCTACGGCGGCCTGCGGGGGGCGATCTGCTTCGCCCTGGTCTTCACCTTGCCTGACACCATCAACAGGAGGGAGCTTTTCGTCACGGCGTCAATCGCCATCATCTTATTCACAGTTTTCATACAGGCAAGAGTTTTAGAAAGGAATCCAAAGCACGACGACGACTGAACTGAGACGCACAAAACAACCCAATGCTGTTTTTGTCCCCTCAGGGCATCAGCATTCGCCCCATCGTGGAATATATGAACATCAGGAGAACCAACAAAGACCTGAACACCATCAACGTGGAGATCCACACCAGGGCAAGGATCAGCTGTCGCTGTAAAGAATGGATTCTGCCGCGTGGATTGTTTTGtgaggcatgtgtgtgttttccctccAGATGATGGAGCACGTCATCTGTGGGATCGAGGACCTGTGTGGACAGTGGAGCCACTACTACTGGAAAGACAAGTAGGGTGGACACGTGGATTCCA from Antennarius striatus isolate MH-2024 chromosome 24, ASM4005453v1, whole genome shotgun sequence includes these protein-coding regions:
- the LOC137591357 gene encoding sodium/hydrogen exchanger 2-like produces the protein MGPAVLSEGRTQTGVLCMLLLLLLCCTGGRCEPEEPKPAEPTNLNTVKPFQNEPQAFDDEENVHLPVFTMDYPRIQIPFEFTLWVLLASFAKIAFHIYHKITIWIPESCLLIAIGLIVGAIMHSVKEEPPAVLSSDVFFLYMLPLIVLDNGYFMPTRPFFENIGTVLWYAVVGTLWNSVGIGLSLYAICQFEVFGVQDINLQENLLFAAIISAVDPVAALNVFEDIGVNEQIYIVIFGEGLFNDAVTVVLYNMFSFLADLPMVDSIDVFLGVARFFVVGVGGILFGLVFGFVAAFTTRFTHNVRQIEPLFVFMYSYLAYLLAECFAISSVLAIITCAITMKYYVEENVSQRSCTTIRHVIKMLATVSETLIFFFLGVVTITTDHEWNWAYILFTLVFAFVWRGLGILVLTQIINPFRTIQFNLKDQFGLAYGGLRGAICFALVFTLPDTINRRELFVTASIAIILFTVFIQGISIRPIVEYMNIRRTNKDLNTINVEIHTRMMEHVICGIEDLCGQWSHYYWKDKFKKFNDRILRRILVRDNRAESSIVALYKKLELQNAMELLDTPMGDISAAPSIVSLNDERKDAARPKKKFLAGDVRKMHDILSKNMYKIRQKTLAYTNKYNLPDDSRTREILIRRHASIRNSIRPGSFREQRERNIPRAQKYFSLQPGSSLENDFVLRRRSHGGGNDDLDNLSARLRLSGVPSRSSSRSLAAMRRLNTIRESGRPGEQPAAPDPPPEVDMLDEEAPRRPAASRKPAVAAPRRRSSGHPDEDADPTDPPQQPPPPGWVPENQDPGANGATSSLLRHPSTGGGGSRRS